In Planctomycetia bacterium, the DNA window GAAGCCCTCCGCGACGGCGATCGCGTCCGGACGCTACAGCAAGAGTTAACGGCGCAACAAACAGCGCTGCCGAAGCTGTACGAACATTGGGAAGAAGCGTCGGAACTGAACTGACGCCAACACTATTGCGGCTTCGCCTGCCCTGCCACGATGCGCACCCGCTCAGCTTCGAGCCACTGCACGAACTCGGCGTGCTCCGGCGAAGCGAGGCCGGCTTCGAGGGTTCTCAAGGCGTCGCCGGATTCTTGGTCCAGAATCGCTTGAACATTCAACCATAATCCCGGAAAGCGCGTGACACGAATGTTCCCATCGGCGGGAATTTGGCGTCGTTCGTCGCGGATCAGGTCGAACCAGCGAATTTCACGGTCGCCCACACAGACGACGAGGTATTCCTGCACGCCATGTCGTTGGTAGGCGAGGCGCTTGGTCTCGAGGTCGACGGTGCGCGTACTATGTGCGATCTCGATCACCAATTCAGGAGGCCCTGCAAGATACTCCACTTTGCCCGGCTCGGTCCAAGTTCGCCCACCGAATTCTGGCGGAATCCGCAACAACAAGTCCGGCTGAGGTTCATCACGAGGGCCCAGCAACAACGTGGAATTAGTGTTTCCCGAGACTCCTGAAGTCCTCGACTGATACGTGAACAGAAGCCCGCCGACAAAGTAAATGTAGTCACCGTGCCATTGGCCAACAGGAGATGCCACAAATACTACTCCGTCAATTAGCTCAGCCTTAAATCCGGCGGGCGTTAATTCATATAGAGCGTGAAATTCTTCTCGCGTCATCACATCTCCGCTGTGCAGTTCGCGCAGCGCGGCCGAACTGTCGCTACGGCCGTTGGCCACACGGACTGCCAACTCAGCGCCGGCGGTTGACTCAATAGGTGAGATGCTCATGCCCCCAATTATACCCTCCCCATTTCGAGGTGTGAACAACGCCAGCCCTACTCCTCTTCCTCCTCCTTCAGCACCGCCTTCTCCATGATCTCCTTCTGGATGTTGCCGGGCACCACGTCGTAGTGGCTGAATTCCATGGTGTAGCTGCCCTGGCCCCCGGTGATGCTGGAGAGCGCTCGGGCATACGTGGTCACTTCCGCCAACGGCACGACGGCGTTCACGGTCTGCAGATCG includes these proteins:
- a CDS encoding Uma2 family endonuclease, with amino-acid sequence MSISPIESTAGAELAVRVANGRSDSSAALRELHSGDVMTREEFHALYELTPAGFKAELIDGVVFVASPVGQWHGDYIYFVGGLLFTYQSRTSGVSGNTNSTLLLGPRDEPQPDLLLRIPPEFGGRTWTEPGKVEYLAGPPELVIEIAHSTRTVDLETKRLAYQRHGVQEYLVVCVGDREIRWFDLIRDERRQIPADGNIRVTRFPGLWLNVQAILDQESGDALRTLEAGLASPEHAEFVQWLEAERVRIVAGQAKPQ